The proteins below come from a single Edaphobacter acidisoli genomic window:
- the cdd gene encoding cytidine deaminase, which produces MPSSTLTQQQAESLQQRAIEAARNAYAPYSRFHVGAAVLLSDSTIVTGCNVENASYRLTTCAEQNAITSAVAQHGPSISIVAIAVANLNSAASQPCGACRQTILEFSAPETIIYFPNVDGSFAQATIAELLPAAFSLNK; this is translated from the coding sequence ATGCCGTCTTCCACGCTCACTCAGCAGCAGGCAGAGTCGCTCCAGCAGCGCGCCATCGAAGCCGCGCGCAATGCCTACGCTCCTTACAGTCGCTTCCATGTCGGCGCCGCTGTCCTGCTTTCGGACAGTACGATCGTCACCGGCTGCAACGTCGAAAACGCCTCCTACCGCCTCACCACCTGCGCCGAACAGAACGCGATCACCTCCGCCGTCGCACAGCATGGACCAAGCATCAGCATCGTTGCAATCGCAGTCGCCAATCTGAACAGCGCTGCAAGCCAACCCTGCGGAGCCTGCCGCCAAACCATCCTCGAATTCAGCGCCCCCGAGACCATCATCTATTTCCCAAACGTAGACGGCTCATTCGCGCAAGCAACCATAGCCGAACTTCTGCCTGCCGCATTTTCACTAAACAAATGA
- a CDS encoding carboxypeptidase-like regulatory domain-containing protein: MVCSKHYATAFLILVCPCLALGQALPQHGNAALPDSPGFLRQAQGFETGEAQGTAQVQGTVQDTQGNPIPGATVVLTAPGKLGDHTAIAGSDGSFVFTGLPQGDFFLIVTAAGLAPYTSPEFAVRAGATVQAPKIALKLATSSSVNVYASSEQIAQAQIQEQQQQRVFGVFQNFYTSYIWKAAPMSTGQKYKLALRTQSDPTTFLVVAGVAGAEQYNGTYPGYGSGIEGYGKRYGAALADATTGRFIGSAILPSLLHQDPRYFYQGAGGIRSRAWHAVASAFICRGDNGRLEPNYSHLLGNLAAGGIANAYHPASSRGVGLTFETLGVTTAGNMVGNLFREFLLRDLEPSVPRFAHGKP; encoded by the coding sequence ATGGTCTGTTCAAAACACTACGCGACAGCTTTTCTGATTTTGGTTTGTCCCTGCTTAGCCCTGGGTCAAGCGCTTCCGCAGCATGGTAATGCTGCCCTGCCCGACTCGCCCGGATTCCTGCGTCAGGCGCAGGGCTTCGAAACTGGCGAAGCGCAAGGCACAGCACAAGTACAAGGGACCGTACAAGACACTCAGGGCAATCCCATCCCCGGCGCAACGGTAGTCCTCACTGCACCGGGCAAGCTCGGGGACCACACCGCAATCGCAGGCAGCGATGGCAGCTTTGTCTTTACCGGTCTTCCCCAGGGAGATTTTTTCCTCATCGTCACAGCAGCCGGCCTTGCCCCCTACACGTCGCCTGAGTTCGCCGTAAGAGCGGGGGCCACCGTCCAAGCCCCAAAGATAGCCCTGAAGCTCGCCACCAGTTCGTCGGTCAACGTCTACGCCAGCTCTGAGCAGATCGCCCAGGCGCAGATTCAGGAGCAGCAGCAGCAGCGCGTCTTCGGCGTATTCCAGAACTTCTACACAAGTTACATCTGGAAGGCCGCGCCGATGTCTACCGGGCAGAAGTACAAACTGGCACTCCGTACTCAGTCCGATCCCACGACATTCCTTGTCGTCGCCGGCGTTGCTGGCGCGGAACAGTACAACGGCACGTATCCTGGCTATGGCTCCGGCATTGAGGGCTACGGCAAGCGCTACGGAGCTGCGCTGGCAGACGCCACAACGGGCCGCTTCATCGGCAGCGCTATTCTGCCCAGTCTGCTGCATCAGGACCCGCGCTACTTTTATCAAGGCGCGGGCGGCATCCGTTCCCGCGCGTGGCACGCCGTCGCATCCGCCTTCATCTGCCGGGGCGACAACGGCCGGTTGGAACCCAACTACTCCCATCTTCTCGGAAATCTGGCTGCCGGGGGCATCGCCAATGCGTATCACCCCGCCTCCAGCCGCGGCGTCGGACTCACCTTTGAGACCCTCGGCGTCACGACCGCAGGTAACATGGTTGGAAATCTCTTTCGTGAGTTCTTGCTGCGCGACTTGGAGCCATCAGTCCCCAGATTCGCTCACGGAAAGCCGTGA
- a CDS encoding YkgJ family cysteine cluster protein: MPETYPLHPQTGLHLIQIVDSAVADAYQRSGPHLVCRPGCTQCCHGVFPISQEDAHRLREGLAALEQSDSPKFHRIQQRTADSLARITPLFPGDTLTGILAEDYESSPLFTDEDSIGDTEPCPALDPTTGTCDLYAHRPIICRTFGPPMRTAEDNLATCELCYTNATTEEIAACELDPTLPAQEAASVQAFNAAHNTHGETIVAFALR, from the coding sequence GTGCCAGAGACCTATCCGCTCCATCCTCAAACCGGCCTTCATCTGATTCAGATCGTCGATTCCGCCGTGGCCGACGCCTATCAGCGCAGCGGCCCACATCTCGTCTGCCGCCCCGGATGCACTCAATGTTGCCACGGAGTCTTCCCCATCTCCCAGGAAGACGCACACCGCCTCCGCGAAGGGCTTGCCGCTCTCGAACAATCCGACTCCCCAAAATTTCACCGCATCCAGCAGCGCACAGCCGATTCCCTCGCCCGCATCACCCCACTCTTCCCCGGAGACACCCTGACCGGCATCCTCGCCGAAGACTACGAGAGCAGCCCACTCTTCACCGACGAAGACTCCATCGGCGACACCGAACCCTGTCCCGCGCTCGACCCCACCACCGGCACCTGCGACCTCTACGCCCACCGCCCCATCATCTGCCGCACCTTCGGCCCACCAATGCGCACCGCAGAAGACAACCTCGCCACCTGCGAGCTCTGCTACACGAACGCCACCACCGAAGAGATAGCCGCCTGCGAACTCGACCCCACGTTGCCCGCGCAGGAAGCCGCCAGCGTCCAAGCCTTCAACGCCGCACACAACACGCACGGCGAAACCATCGTAGCCTTCGCCCTCCGCTAA
- a CDS encoding glutaredoxin family protein, with amino-acid sequence MELTVYTAAWCRDCREAKRFLTQHDIPFSEVDIETTPGAADEVLANVGKRAIPQFVLDGKWIQPYRPGRGFLYEEMAALFGVSNN; translated from the coding sequence ATGGAACTGACCGTGTACACCGCGGCGTGGTGCCGCGACTGCCGCGAGGCCAAACGCTTTCTCACCCAACACGACATCCCCTTCAGCGAAGTCGACATCGAGACCACTCCCGGCGCCGCCGACGAGGTCCTCGCCAACGTAGGCAAACGCGCCATTCCGCAGTTCGTCCTCGACGGCAAATGGATTCAGCCCTACCGCCCCGGCCGCGGCTTCCTCTACGAAGAGATGGCCGCGCTCTTCGGCGTCAGCAACAACTAG
- the purB gene encoding adenylosuccinate lyase — MIARYTRPAMGKIWSDENKYRCWLKVEAAASQALAKFGLVPQEAADAIRDRGNFTVQRIDEIEAEVRHDVIAFTTTVAEHIANPEHSRWLHYGLTSTDVVDTAQALQLKEASALIHKGIAALADTLKKRALEFKHTPIIGRTHGVHAEPSTFGLKLLLWYAEVQRNLTRFDAAAEDLRIGKLSGAVGTFGHLKPEHEAAICAGLDLKPVPIATQVIQRDLHAAYICALAVLASTLDKIATEVRHLQRTEVREAEEFFSEKQKGSSAMPHKRNPITSEQISGLARVMRANAQVALENVALWHERDISHSSAERVILPDSTILADYLLAKTENLIAKLLVYPERMLRNLESTGGLIFSGQLLLDLAESGMSREDAYRLVQSHAMRSWKEGLNFREEVAKDPAITARLTPEKLAHAFDYNRQLANVDAIFERVLTESH; from the coding sequence ATGATCGCCCGCTACACTCGCCCCGCGATGGGCAAAATCTGGTCCGACGAAAACAAGTACCGCTGCTGGCTCAAAGTCGAAGCCGCCGCCTCACAGGCCCTCGCTAAATTCGGCCTCGTCCCGCAGGAGGCCGCCGACGCCATCCGCGACCGCGGCAACTTCACCGTCCAGCGCATCGACGAGATCGAGGCCGAGGTCCGCCACGACGTCATCGCCTTCACCACCACCGTCGCCGAGCACATCGCCAACCCCGAGCACTCCCGCTGGCTCCACTACGGCCTCACCAGCACCGACGTGGTCGACACCGCACAGGCGCTCCAGCTCAAAGAAGCCTCCGCGCTCATCCACAAAGGCATCGCCGCGCTGGCCGACACGCTCAAAAAGCGCGCCCTCGAGTTCAAGCACACGCCCATCATCGGCCGCACGCACGGCGTCCACGCCGAACCCTCCACCTTCGGCCTGAAACTCTTGCTCTGGTACGCCGAAGTCCAGCGCAATCTCACCCGCTTCGACGCCGCAGCCGAAGACCTCCGCATCGGCAAGCTCTCCGGCGCGGTCGGCACCTTCGGCCACCTCAAGCCCGAGCACGAAGCCGCCATCTGCGCCGGGCTCGACCTGAAGCCCGTCCCCATCGCCACGCAGGTCATCCAGCGCGACCTGCACGCCGCCTACATCTGCGCGCTCGCCGTACTCGCCAGCACACTCGACAAGATCGCCACCGAGGTCCGCCATCTCCAGCGCACCGAGGTCCGCGAAGCCGAAGAGTTCTTCAGCGAAAAGCAAAAAGGCTCCAGCGCGATGCCGCACAAACGCAACCCCATCACCAGCGAGCAGATCAGCGGCCTCGCCCGCGTCATGCGCGCCAACGCGCAGGTAGCGCTCGAAAACGTCGCCCTCTGGCACGAGCGCGACATCTCGCACTCCTCCGCCGAGCGCGTCATCCTGCCCGACTCGACCATCCTCGCCGACTACCTGCTCGCCAAAACGGAAAACCTCATCGCCAAGCTGCTCGTCTATCCGGAACGGATGCTCAGGAACCTCGAATCCACCGGCGGCCTCATCTTCTCAGGCCAACTCCTGCTCGACCTTGCCGAATCCGGCATGAGCCGCGAAGACGCCTACCGCCTCGTCCAGTCGCACGCAATGCGAAGCTGGAAGGAGGGCCTCAACTTCCGCGAAGAGGTAGCCAAAGACCCCGCCATCACGGCACGCCTCACGCCGGAAAAACTAGCCCACGCCTTCGACTACAACCGCCAGCTAGCAAATGTGGATGCCATCTTCGAGCGCGTTTTGACAGAATCACACTGA
- a CDS encoding thymidine phosphorylase, translated as MTQPIHPIDVILHKRDGLTLSDAEIQAFIRAIVERTPERQLVTDAQIASFLMAVFQRGLNAHELAALTQAMRYSGDTFDAATLDAFTPVFCVDKHSTGGVGDKTSLLIAPVLAAAGLAQPTPAGIPGICVPMISGRSLGHTGGTLDKLETIPGFNSQLNLIQLGETLRQCGAALIGQTPRIVPADRTLYALRDHTGTVESPFLITASIMSKKLAESLNALVLDVKTGSGAFMPTYEKSKFLAELMVQTGEAAGTRTVAVLTSMNEPLGRFSGNWIEVWECVDILQGKRHAMSRDLIELSNILSGWMLHLAGRAATPEAGAKLADEILASGEAYKAWLKIIAAQGGDTTIFKDPAAFHKPKATRTIRAEISGYLASMDCKQVGWAVQRLGAGRAKPGDPVSAHAGIESHAKLGDRLEPGQSIFTLFSEDAALLDEPEHMLRETIKISAAPPAVAPLIREVISAKPGI; from the coding sequence ATGACACAGCCAATCCATCCCATCGACGTCATCCTCCACAAGCGCGACGGCCTCACCCTCTCCGACGCCGAGATTCAAGCATTCATCCGCGCCATCGTCGAGCGCACACCCGAGCGCCAACTCGTCACCGACGCCCAAATCGCCAGCTTCCTGATGGCCGTCTTCCAGCGCGGCCTCAACGCGCACGAGCTCGCAGCGCTCACGCAAGCCATGCGCTACTCCGGCGACACCTTCGACGCCGCAACGCTAGACGCCTTCACCCCCGTCTTCTGTGTAGACAAGCACTCCACCGGCGGCGTTGGCGACAAAACATCCCTCCTCATCGCACCAGTGCTCGCTGCTGCAGGTCTCGCTCAGCCAACGCCTGCAGGCATCCCAGGCATCTGCGTACCGATGATCAGTGGTCGCTCCCTCGGCCACACCGGCGGCACGCTCGACAAGCTCGAAACCATCCCCGGCTTCAACTCGCAGCTCAATCTCATACAGCTCGGCGAAACGCTCCGGCAATGCGGCGCCGCGCTCATCGGCCAGACACCGCGCATCGTCCCCGCCGACCGCACACTCTACGCCCTGCGCGACCACACCGGCACAGTCGAGTCGCCCTTCCTCATCACCGCCAGCATCATGAGTAAAAAACTCGCCGAAAGCCTCAACGCGCTCGTGCTCGACGTGAAGACCGGCAGCGGCGCATTCATGCCCACCTACGAAAAATCCAAATTCCTCGCCGAGCTTATGGTGCAGACAGGTGAAGCCGCAGGCACCCGCACCGTCGCCGTGCTCACCTCCATGAACGAGCCGCTCGGACGCTTCTCCGGCAATTGGATCGAAGTCTGGGAGTGTGTAGACATCCTGCAGGGAAAACGCCACGCCATGTCGCGCGATCTCATCGAACTTTCGAACATCCTCTCCGGCTGGATGCTCCATCTCGCAGGCCGCGCCGCCACACCCGAAGCAGGCGCAAAGCTCGCCGACGAAATTCTCGCATCGGGCGAAGCCTACAAAGCGTGGCTCAAGATCATCGCAGCGCAAGGCGGCGACACAACAATCTTCAAAGACCCCGCAGCCTTCCACAAACCAAAAGCCACCCGCACCATCCGAGCCGAAATCTCCGGCTACCTCGCCTCCATGGATTGCAAACAGGTCGGCTGGGCCGTGCAGCGTCTAGGCGCAGGCCGCGCCAAACCCGGCGATCCCGTCAGCGCACATGCGGGCATCGAGTCGCACGCAAAGCTCGGCGACAGGCTCGAACCCGGCCAGTCCATCTTCACCCTGTTCTCCGAAGACGCAGCCCTGCTCGACGAGCCCGAGCACATGCTCCGCGAAACCATCAAAATCAGCGCGGCCCCACCAGCAGTCGCACCGCTCATCCGCGAAGTCATCTCCGCAAAACCCGGCATCTAG
- a CDS encoding cysteine hydrolase family protein: MTTDKGIEIFSSLEELVHPQRTALLIYDMQAGIVPQIADGPTILSKVQTLLDAARCAGIRTIFTRHMSLPLELMGAFQYRMAMAWQRKQSPSEVHSPFLRDSPAFQLVPELKPLASEVIFDKLSMSAFEGTPLAFTLRDCGIRSLILAGIALEVGIEPTCRHAADLGIIPILVRDACGTGHLEAANQCTASLEHMGDTIVTNLDTIAGLLDAITPPSK; this comes from the coding sequence ATGACGACGGACAAAGGAATCGAGATATTCTCTTCCCTCGAGGAACTGGTGCATCCACAGCGCACCGCGCTTCTCATCTACGACATGCAGGCAGGCATTGTGCCGCAGATAGCCGACGGCCCGACCATCCTAAGCAAGGTTCAAACACTCCTCGACGCAGCCCGCTGCGCAGGCATCCGCACCATCTTCACGCGCCACATGTCGCTTCCGCTCGAACTGATGGGTGCATTCCAGTACCGCATGGCGATGGCGTGGCAACGCAAGCAAAGTCCGTCCGAAGTTCACTCCCCATTCCTGCGCGACTCTCCCGCATTCCAGCTCGTCCCCGAGCTCAAGCCTCTCGCCAGCGAAGTCATCTTCGACAAGCTGAGCATGTCTGCCTTTGAAGGCACGCCGCTCGCATTCACCCTGCGCGACTGCGGCATTCGCAGCCTCATCCTCGCAGGCATCGCGCTCGAAGTTGGCATCGAGCCCACCTGCCGCCACGCCGCCGACCTCGGCATCATCCCCATCCTCGTCCGCGACGCCTGCGGCACAGGTCACCTCGAAGCAGCCAACCAATGCACCGCATCGCTCGAGCACATGGGCGACACCATCGTCACCAATCTCGACACCATCGCAGGCCTTCTCGACGCAATCACCCCGCCCAGCAAGTAA
- a CDS encoding SDR family NAD(P)-dependent oxidoreductase yields the protein MAGRLAGKVALITGSGTGIGQAIAIRYASEGATVVVDYRDHPDQAADTKAKAEAAGGKAITLQGDVSILADTQRLIDQTWQQLGHCDILVNNAGIEKGADFWDITEADYDAVLNVNLKGVFFLTQAFVRRLRNAKQPGRVINISSVHEDMVFPHFPTYCAAKGGLRMLMRDLAVELGPLSITVNNIAPGAIQTPINTQMMANKEELNALLVNIPLGRMGTVQDVAGVALFLASDDGSYVTGSTYVVDGGLMRNYHEQ from the coding sequence ATGGCAGGCCGTCTCGCAGGAAAAGTCGCGCTCATCACCGGCTCAGGCACAGGCATCGGACAAGCCATCGCCATCCGCTACGCCAGCGAAGGCGCCACCGTTGTCGTCGATTACCGTGACCACCCCGACCAGGCCGCCGACACCAAGGCCAAAGCCGAAGCCGCGGGCGGGAAAGCCATCACGCTCCAAGGCGACGTCTCAATCCTCGCCGACACCCAGCGCCTCATCGACCAGACATGGCAGCAGCTCGGCCACTGCGACATCCTCGTCAACAACGCCGGCATCGAAAAAGGCGCAGACTTCTGGGACATCACCGAAGCCGACTACGACGCCGTCCTCAACGTCAATCTCAAGGGCGTATTTTTCCTCACCCAGGCCTTCGTCCGCCGTCTGCGCAATGCCAAACAGCCCGGCCGCGTCATCAACATCAGCTCCGTCCACGAAGACATGGTCTTCCCGCACTTCCCCACCTACTGCGCCGCAAAAGGCGGCCTGCGCATGTTGATGCGCGACCTCGCCGTCGAGCTCGGCCCGCTCAGCATCACCGTCAACAACATCGCGCCCGGCGCCATCCAGACCCCCATCAACACCCAGATGATGGCCAACAAAGAAGAGTTGAACGCTCTGCTCGTCAACATCCCCCTCGGCCGCATGGGTACAGTCCAAGACGTTGCCGGCGTCGCGCTCTTCCTCGCCTCCGACGACGGCTCCTACGTCACCGGCTCCACGTATGTCGTCGACGGCGGCCTCATGCGAAACTATCACGAGCAATAA
- a CDS encoding response regulator, with protein MRALIVDDSSFVREYLRHLLAKMGISCEEAVDGSQALHVLAAQQAFDLMLLDVNMPVMNGLECVKALREAQLGPQMKVMMVTTEADNSFISTALNNGADEFLMKPFTPESLREKMLLLGFEAA; from the coding sequence ATGAGAGCGCTGATTGTGGATGACTCGAGCTTCGTGCGTGAGTATCTGAGACACCTGTTGGCCAAGATGGGAATCTCGTGCGAGGAGGCCGTCGATGGCAGCCAGGCCCTGCATGTGCTTGCGGCGCAGCAGGCATTCGACCTGATGCTGCTGGATGTGAATATGCCGGTGATGAATGGCCTGGAATGTGTGAAGGCGCTGCGTGAAGCGCAGCTTGGACCGCAGATGAAGGTGATGATGGTGACGACTGAGGCGGACAACAGCTTCATCTCAACTGCGTTGAACAATGGCGCAGATGAGTTTCTGATGAAGCCCTTCACACCCGAAAGTCTGCGCGAGAAGATGCTTTTGCTTGGCTTTGAGGCCGCTTAG
- the tadA gene encoding tRNA adenosine(34) deaminase TadA — translation MPDDLDYLRAAIDEARAAEASAEVPVGAVIVHDGQIIGRGQNRVLRDADPTAHAEIVALRQAGLAQNNYRLSNCTLYVTLEPCAMCAGAILHARIDRLVYAASDPKAGACGSVLSVMNHPQLNHKVEVIPGLLAEECSAMLTDFFRARR, via the coding sequence ATGCCCGACGACCTCGACTACCTCCGCGCCGCCATCGACGAAGCCCGCGCAGCCGAAGCCTCCGCCGAAGTCCCCGTCGGTGCAGTCATCGTCCACGACGGCCAGATCATCGGTCGCGGCCAGAACCGCGTCCTGCGCGATGCCGACCCAACCGCCCACGCCGAGATCGTCGCCCTCCGCCAGGCCGGTCTCGCGCAGAACAACTACCGCCTCAGCAACTGCACCCTCTACGTCACGCTCGAGCCCTGCGCCATGTGCGCCGGAGCCATCCTCCACGCGCGCATCGACCGCCTCGTCTACGCCGCATCCGACCCCAAAGCCGGGGCTTGCGGCTCAGTCCTCTCCGTCATGAACCACCCGCAGCTCAACCACAAGGTCGAAGTCATCCCCGGCCTGCTCGCCGAAGAGTGCAGCGCGATGCTCACGGACTTCTTCCGTGCCCGCCGTTAA
- a CDS encoding chemotaxis protein CheW encodes MKIVGREEVDQVLEETDAVSLCSMFAGSESFGIDTRKIREVLGKRELQRVPLAPAMIAGVVPYRGEVLTTVNFRALLGLEEYSETGCVLVLDDDDGGERFGLVVDEVGGVVTVNRKMLEENPTTLDAKCKWLFDGAYKMQTGLLVQLDPQKLRPSRLTETGYFKQANGRDA; translated from the coding sequence TTGAAGATTGTTGGCAGGGAAGAGGTGGACCAGGTGTTGGAAGAGACGGACGCGGTGTCGCTGTGCTCGATGTTTGCAGGCAGCGAGAGCTTTGGAATTGACACACGCAAGATCAGGGAGGTCCTGGGAAAACGCGAGCTGCAACGTGTTCCGCTTGCTCCGGCGATGATTGCGGGAGTTGTCCCGTATCGCGGTGAAGTGCTTACGACGGTCAATTTTCGTGCACTGCTCGGGCTGGAAGAGTATTCGGAGACAGGCTGCGTACTGGTGCTCGATGACGATGATGGTGGCGAACGGTTCGGGCTTGTTGTGGATGAAGTTGGCGGAGTCGTGACGGTGAATCGCAAGATGCTGGAAGAGAATCCGACGACGCTCGATGCCAAGTGCAAGTGGCTGTTTGATGGTGCGTACAAGATGCAGACGGGGCTTCTGGTGCAGCTCGACCCGCAGAAGCTGCGGCCGTCGCGGCTGACCGAGACGGGATATTTCAAGCAAGCGAATGGGAGGGATGCATGA
- a CDS encoding chemotaxis protein CheA → MDDLTKEFLAESQEGLDRMERCLTELETRPEDTAALVGEIFRAVHTIKGTTGFLGFERLEKLAHAGEHLLGSLREGKLAVTSDLISGLLRLLDGLRAILSLIEATGSEGTRAGDEDSELIAELAELNGTASAPDEAAMHGMSLVAPAAAPVSSQAAPVASQAAANNDKTLRIDVDVLNRMMNLVGELVLTRNQMLQSGMESANFPELTRRLDSVTADLRETVMQARMQPVGNLFGKFPRMVRDLARTCGRDVRIEFSGQETGLDKSLLEAIKDPLTHAVRNAVDHGIEAPADRVLAGKSAEGCLKLRAFHQSGSVVIEVADDGAGISIEKVLKKAVERGLVAQDQASSMSEREALQLIFLPGFSTAAAVTTVSGRGVGMDVVRANVEKVGGSVELESKVGVGTTLRLRVPLTLAIVPALVVQSGGHSFALPQSALVELVYVPRREAEKAVETVGAAEVYRLRERLLPIIRLNRLLGIEMEEASESHGIYLAVLEAEGCRYGLVVDDLLAPEEIVVKPLSAVLREIGLFSGATVLGNGTLALILDIAATAARAGVKPVERGSDETETDEVQVKSEEGMQFLIFEDRARERTAVPLNAVERIESVPLTQVEYAGGRALLQYRGELLPLTDDGNVLAELETEQSAEEVLATILICNHAGPSGRSRTGMVVRRVLDVSTGNVLDKDESMGGMELAIVKEKLTMVHRDFEGATADWKEVA, encoded by the coding sequence GTGGACGACTTGACCAAAGAGTTTCTTGCAGAGAGCCAGGAAGGGCTGGACCGGATGGAACGGTGCCTGACTGAGCTTGAGACGCGGCCTGAAGACACTGCTGCGCTGGTAGGAGAGATCTTTCGTGCGGTGCATACGATTAAAGGCACGACGGGATTTCTCGGCTTTGAGCGGCTGGAGAAGCTGGCACATGCGGGCGAGCATCTGCTGGGCTCGCTGCGCGAAGGCAAGCTGGCTGTGACGAGCGATCTTATCAGCGGCCTGCTGCGGTTGCTGGATGGTCTGCGCGCCATTCTGTCTCTGATTGAAGCGACGGGCAGCGAAGGTACTCGTGCAGGTGACGAGGACAGCGAGTTGATTGCCGAGCTTGCCGAGTTGAATGGGACAGCTTCGGCGCCCGATGAAGCTGCGATGCACGGTATGTCGCTGGTTGCTCCTGCGGCTGCGCCGGTTTCTTCGCAGGCTGCGCCAGTAGCCTCGCAGGCAGCGGCGAATAATGACAAGACTCTGCGCATTGATGTGGATGTGCTGAATCGCATGATGAATCTGGTGGGTGAGCTTGTGCTGACGCGCAACCAGATGTTGCAGAGCGGCATGGAGTCGGCAAACTTTCCTGAACTGACGAGGCGACTCGACAGCGTGACTGCGGACCTGCGCGAGACGGTGATGCAGGCGCGGATGCAGCCGGTTGGCAACCTGTTCGGCAAGTTTCCGCGCATGGTACGTGACCTGGCCCGGACGTGCGGACGTGATGTGAGGATTGAGTTCTCGGGGCAGGAGACCGGACTTGATAAGAGCCTGCTGGAGGCGATCAAAGATCCGCTGACGCATGCGGTGAGGAACGCTGTCGATCATGGTATTGAAGCGCCAGCAGACCGGGTGCTTGCGGGCAAATCTGCTGAGGGATGCCTGAAGTTGCGGGCGTTTCATCAGAGCGGCTCGGTGGTGATTGAGGTCGCAGATGACGGCGCTGGAATCAGCATTGAGAAGGTGTTGAAGAAGGCCGTCGAGCGCGGGCTGGTGGCGCAGGACCAGGCGTCGTCGATGTCGGAGCGCGAGGCGCTGCAGTTGATCTTTCTGCCGGGATTTTCGACGGCGGCTGCAGTGACGACGGTTTCGGGCCGTGGCGTTGGCATGGATGTAGTTCGCGCGAACGTCGAAAAAGTTGGCGGAAGCGTTGAACTGGAGTCGAAGGTTGGCGTTGGGACAACGCTGCGTCTGCGTGTTCCGCTAACGCTCGCGATTGTTCCTGCGCTGGTTGTGCAGAGCGGAGGGCATAGCTTTGCGCTGCCGCAGAGTGCGTTGGTTGAGCTGGTGTATGTGCCGCGCCGCGAGGCTGAAAAAGCCGTCGAGACGGTTGGCGCTGCCGAAGTTTACAGGCTGCGCGAGCGGCTGCTGCCGATTATTCGTTTGAACAGACTGCTTGGAATTGAGATGGAAGAGGCGTCGGAGTCGCACGGGATATATCTTGCAGTGCTTGAGGCAGAGGGTTGCCGCTACGGGCTTGTTGTCGATGACCTACTTGCACCGGAGGAGATTGTGGTGAAGCCGCTCTCTGCCGTGCTGCGTGAGATAGGGCTGTTCTCAGGGGCAACTGTGCTTGGTAACGGCACGCTGGCGCTGATTCTCGACATTGCTGCGACCGCGGCACGCGCCGGCGTGAAGCCTGTTGAACGAGGCTCCGATGAGACGGAGACAGATGAAGTTCAAGTGAAGAGTGAAGAGGGTATGCAGTTCCTCATCTTTGAAGACCGTGCGCGGGAGCGCACTGCTGTGCCGCTCAACGCTGTGGAGCGAATTGAAAGTGTTCCGCTGACGCAGGTGGAGTATGCGGGCGGACGGGCGCTGTTGCAGTATCGCGGCGAGTTGCTGCCGCTGACTGACGATGGCAATGTGCTGGCCGAGCTGGAGACAGAGCAGTCTGCCGAGGAGGTTCTGGCCACGATTCTGATCTGCAATCACGCGGGCCCGAGCGGCCGGTCGCGCACAGGCATGGTAGTGCGCCGAGTACTCGATGTTTCGACAGGAAATGTGCTCGACAAAGACGAGTCCATGGGGGGGATGGAACTCGCGATTGTGAAGGAGAAGCTGACGATGGTCCATCGTGATTTTGAAGGTGCAACGGCGGACTGGAAGGAGGTCGCTTGA